In the Aliarcobacter cryaerophilus genome, one interval contains:
- a CDS encoding ATP-binding protein encodes MKFLRFIYKVIINPIIGPIVVASTALLLLAIFYLPSLSLNNQKEKITRESKEIVHHLKTFRSYYNEFVVSKVKNLPDIKVDYNHEYSSNTIPLPATTIHNISEKLSQKENLKVNFFSDYPFPNRANRVLDEFQKNSIKFLRENPNEIFVKQDIVDNKEVIRVAFPDTMNANSCLACHNGRDDSPKKDWKIGDVRGILEVVMPIHEEFVLSSIHTRNILIFMLLVILSFIIHYTILYLLKQKETKEQTKKLQDEVEKQTKDLKDSNRLLLEHKKAVDASAIVSKADLNGNITYVNNTFCEVSGYTKEELIGKPHNIVRHPDSPKELFEELWKTIQNKKIFKANIKNRKKDGSDYFVSSTIVPILDSNGDIMEYLSLRYDISELVKAKEKAQFAEQVKSTFLANMSHEIRTPLNAIIGFSDILCESNLDIKDKESATIISKSAKSLLNIINDVLDISKIENGKLELEYHTFSLFDLTENIVELFSVSAKDKNIKFIYEVDPNLPDLIISDSTRLQQVISNLLSNAIKFTPRFGKVNFDIQVISNNLETKKSVVIFKIKDSGIGMTSEQLKLVFKPFSQADSGISRKFGGTGLGLTICSDIIKKMGSKIEVNSIYEKGSEFSFKLEFETIPKEDSSKIKSNIDFAIYSANPNIIKIKNITKNYLEKIGNVFDFSEDIDKKASLLFCFGGDELASFLQIFTTKNPNGKIVYVGDKTRLSPFTLLMIDYIIELPIYGSKIYNIVAQNSNLHCSVIDTSKNDKEFKADVLVAEDNPNNQKLIEILLKKVGINPVIVSNGKDAVEEYKKREFDLILMDVNMPILDGISAMKQIKILEQRANTKKTPIVALTANSIAGDKERYLQQGMDGYLSKPIEFEKLLSILGEFLKKQSSKNEIKNNFDVIENKQISKYNKQDAMKQLSLDESTVDMLLDNLFLTLDNDLKNLQEAIDEKNSEKIVKFSHYIKGACSSLAMNEASLILENIEKKALKGEVNFDLADLKSIFKEIQNSL; translated from the coding sequence ATGAAATTTTTAAGATTTATTTATAAAGTTATTATAAATCCGATTATTGGACCTATTGTTGTTGCTTCTACTGCTTTATTACTATTAGCTATCTTTTATCTTCCATCTTTATCTTTAAATAACCAAAAAGAAAAAATAACTAGAGAATCTAAAGAGATAGTTCATCACTTAAAAACATTTAGAAGCTATTATAATGAATTTGTGGTGTCCAAAGTAAAAAACTTACCAGATATAAAAGTTGATTATAATCATGAATATAGTTCAAATACTATACCTCTTCCAGCAACAACTATTCATAATATTAGTGAAAAATTATCACAAAAAGAGAATCTCAAAGTTAATTTTTTTAGTGATTATCCATTTCCAAATAGAGCAAATAGAGTTTTAGATGAATTTCAAAAAAATTCAATTAAATTTTTAAGAGAAAACCCAAATGAAATTTTTGTAAAACAAGATATAGTTGATAATAAAGAGGTTATTCGTGTTGCCTTTCCTGATACTATGAATGCAAATAGTTGTTTGGCTTGTCATAATGGAAGAGATGATAGTCCAAAAAAAGATTGGAAAATTGGTGATGTAAGAGGTATTTTAGAAGTTGTTATGCCAATTCATGAAGAGTTTGTTTTAAGCTCAATTCACACGAGAAATATATTAATTTTTATGCTTTTAGTGATTTTATCTTTTATAATTCACTATACTATTTTGTATCTACTTAAACAAAAAGAGACAAAAGAACAAACAAAAAAACTTCAAGATGAAGTAGAAAAACAGACAAAAGATTTAAAAGATAGCAATAGGCTACTTTTGGAACATAAAAAAGCTGTTGATGCAAGTGCTATTGTCTCAAAAGCTGATTTAAATGGAAATATAACTTATGTAAATAATACTTTTTGTGAAGTATCTGGCTACACTAAAGAGGAATTAATTGGAAAACCTCATAATATAGTTAGACATCCTGATAGTCCAAAAGAGCTATTTGAAGAGCTTTGGAAAACTATACAAAATAAAAAAATATTTAAAGCAAATATAAAAAATAGGAAAAAAGATGGTTCAGATTATTTTGTTTCAAGTACTATAGTTCCTATTTTAGATAGTAATGGAGATATTATGGAGTATCTCTCTTTAAGATATGATATTTCAGAGCTTGTAAAAGCTAAAGAGAAAGCACAGTTTGCGGAGCAAGTAAAATCAACATTTTTAGCAAATATGAGTCATGAAATAAGAACTCCTTTAAATGCAATTATTGGTTTTTCAGATATTTTATGTGAATCAAATTTGGATATAAAAGATAAAGAGAGTGCAACAATAATTTCAAAAAGTGCAAAATCTCTTTTAAATATTATTAATGATGTTCTTGATATATCAAAAATAGAAAATGGTAAATTAGAGCTTGAATATCACACTTTTTCTTTATTTGATTTAACAGAAAATATTGTTGAGCTTTTTTCTGTTAGTGCAAAAGATAAAAATATAAAATTTATATATGAGGTTGACCCAAATCTACCAGATTTAATAATAAGTGACTCTACAAGATTACAGCAGGTTATATCTAACTTATTAAGTAATGCTATCAAATTTACACCTAGGTTTGGAAAAGTAAATTTTGATATTCAAGTTATTTCAAATAATTTAGAAACTAAAAAATCTGTTGTAATTTTTAAAATAAAAGATAGTGGTATTGGAATGACTTCTGAACAATTGAAATTAGTTTTTAAACCATTTTCACAAGCAGATAGTGGAATTAGTAGAAAATTTGGTGGAACTGGTTTAGGTTTAACAATTTGTAGTGATATTATAAAAAAGATGGGTTCTAAAATTGAAGTAAATAGTATATATGAAAAAGGTAGTGAATTCTCATTTAAATTAGAGTTTGAAACTATTCCAAAAGAGGACTCTTCTAAAATAAAAAGTAATATAGATTTTGCTATTTATAGTGCAAATCCAAATATTATTAAAATAAAAAATATTACAAAAAATTATTTAGAAAAGATAGGTAATGTTTTTGATTTTAGTGAAGATATTGATAAAAAAGCATCTCTACTCTTTTGTTTTGGAGGAGATGAATTAGCATCATTTTTACAAATATTTACAACAAAAAATCCAAATGGAAAAATTGTTTATGTTGGTGATAAAACTAGATTAAGCCCTTTTACTTTACTTATGATAGATTATATAATTGAACTACCTATTTATGGTTCAAAAATATATAATATTGTAGCTCAAAACTCTAATTTACATTGTAGTGTAATAGATACTTCAAAAAATGATAAAGAGTTTAAAGCAGATGTTTTAGTTGCAGAAGATAATCCAAATAATCAAAAATTAATAGAGATATTATTAAAAAAAGTTGGTATTAATCCTGTAATTGTTTCAAATGGAAAAGATGCTGTGGAAGAGTATAAAAAAAGAGAATTTGATCTAATTTTAATGGATGTTAATATGCCTATTTTAGATGGTATTTCAGCAATGAAACAAATAAAGATTTTAGAACAGAGAGCTAATACAAAAAAAACACCTATTGTTGCACTTACTGCTAACTCAATTGCTGGTGATAAAGAGAGATATTTACAACAAGGTATGGATGGTTATTTATCAAAACCTATTGAATTTGAAAAGCTTCTATCTATTTTAGGAGAGTTTTTAAAAAAACAATCATCAAAAAATGAAATTAAAAATAACTTTGATGTAATAGAGAATAAGCAAATATCAAAATATAATAAACAAGATGCTATGAAACAACTATCTTTAGATGAAAGTACTGTCGATATGTTATTAGACAATCTATTTTTAACACTTGATAATGATTTAAAAAATTTACAAGAGGCTATTGATGAAAAAAATAGTGAAAAAATTGTAAAATTTTCTCACTATATAAAAGGTGCTTGTTCATCTTTAGCAATGAATGAAGCTTCTTTAATTTTGGAAAATATTGAGAAAAAAGCTTTAAAGGGTGAAGTAAACTTTGATTTAGCAGATTTAAAATCAATATTTAAAGAGATTCAAAACTCTTTATGA
- a CDS encoding HD domain-containing phosphohydrolase, whose product MNIENMKIISIDDNKTNLLIIESYAKILKLNISSFLNPLDAVDELEKNDYDLIIVDYMMPEMNGIEVIQKVREKNETIPIIMLTAVGDDMELQIKALEVGANDFLNKPINAPAFKARIINMLKLRKAQLLIENKALLLEEEVKKATLRLKESEHEALQMLGKASEYKDPETNAHTKRVSHYCKLLASAYGLNEELQDIIFYASAFHDIGKIGIPDSILLKPGKLTDDEFAIMKQHASIGYEILKGSKSKYLKAGGVIAYNHHEKYDGTGYPNRLQGENIPIFGRITAIVDVFDALTSTRPYKKAWEIDDAFKLLIDEKGKHFDPILVDMFIQNKEEVITIFNKFKEEDL is encoded by the coding sequence ATGAATATAGAGAATATGAAAATCATTTCTATTGATGATAATAAAACAAACCTACTAATTATTGAAAGCTATGCAAAAATTCTTAAGCTTAATATATCTAGTTTTTTAAATCCTTTAGATGCTGTTGATGAGTTAGAAAAAAATGATTATGATTTGATTATTGTTGATTATATGATGCCTGAAATGAATGGAATTGAAGTTATACAAAAGGTTAGAGAAAAAAATGAAACAATTCCAATTATTATGCTAACTGCAGTTGGTGATGATATGGAACTTCAAATAAAAGCTTTGGAAGTTGGAGCAAATGATTTTTTAAATAAACCAATAAATGCTCCTGCTTTTAAAGCAAGAATTATAAATATGTTAAAGCTTAGAAAAGCTCAACTTCTTATTGAAAATAAAGCACTATTACTTGAAGAAGAGGTAAAAAAAGCTACATTAAGACTTAAAGAATCAGAACATGAAGCTTTACAAATGCTAGGAAAAGCATCTGAATATAAAGATCCTGAAACAAATGCTCACACAAAAAGAGTATCTCATTATTGTAAGCTTTTGGCAAGTGCTTATGGTTTAAATGAAGAGCTTCAAGACATAATTTTTTATGCATCAGCTTTTCATGATATTGGGAAAATTGGTATTCCTGATTCTATTTTACTTAAGCCTGGAAAATTAACTGATGATGAATTTGCTATTATGAAACAACACGCTTCAATAGGATATGAAATTTTAAAAGGCTCAAAAAGTAAATATTTAAAAGCTGGTGGAGTTATTGCATATAATCATCATGAAAAATATGATGGAACAGGCTATCCAAATAGACTTCAAGGTGAAAATATTCCTATTTTTGGGCGTATAACAGCTATTGTAGATGTGTTTGATGCCCTAACATCAACAAGACCATACAAAAAAGCTTGGGAAATTGATGATGCATTTAAACTACTTATAGATGAAAAAGGTAAACATTTTGATCCTATTTTAGTTGATATGTTTATTCAAAATAAAGAAGAGGTAATAACTATTTTTAATAAGTTTAAAGAAGAAGATTTATGA